The following nucleotide sequence is from Achromobacter spanius.
TCGGCGAAGGTCTTGCCGGGAAACTCCATGTTGGCGACCAGCACATTCGGGCCGGTGGCCAGTAGCGAGATATGCGCGAAGTCGCTGTTGCGATACGGCATGTTCTGGTAGATGGCATAGCTGATGGCGTTGGAGCCCACCCCGGACAGCAGCAAGGTGTAGCCGTCCGGCTCGGCCTTGGCCACCACATCGGACCCGATGTTGCCGTTGGCCCCACCCTTGTTTTCGACGACGACGCTCTGGCCCAACTCCTTGGACAATTCGGCCGCCAACAGGCGGCCCACGGAGTCGGTGCTGCCGCCGGCCGGGAACGGCACGACGAGCTTGATCGGCTTGCTTGGCCAGGCGTCAGACTGCGCCATCGCCGCCGTGGGCAGCAGCGCCACGGCGCCAATCGTGGCCGCGGCCAGCATGGCAAGGCGTCTGCGCGCCGAAGGTTTGGGTTGTTGCATGGTTGTCTCTTCCGTATGGTTTTTTAGGAGGTAAGCCCGGTGACCGGGTCTGGTGTTATGGGTAAAACAATTCGGGCAAAACAAAGTCAGCGCAACCAAGCGCTTGCGATCAGATATCGTCCAGCAGATAGGGCGTGCCCGCGCGTTCGCAGATGCCGCGCAGGCGCTCGGCCAATGCAGCCGAAATGGGAATCCCGGCACGCAACCGCCGCGCGCGCTCGGCCGCTTCAGGTTCACCCGCCACCAGCACGGGCTCATCGGGGTTGGCGGGCGGCGTGTCGTGCAGCGAATCGATCATGTCGTCCATATCGGATTCGAACGAGCCTGCCGCGCGGAACGCATCGGGGTTCAGGGCCAGGAAGAAATGGCCCACGTCGTCGGGTTCGCCCGGCTTGCGCGTCGGTGCGCGGCGCGCCGCGAACGCGCTGCCGCTAAGCGTGCCGCCAAGAATCTGCGCCATCATCGCCAGGCCGTAGCCCTTGTGGCTGCTCATGGCGGGCGTGCCGCCCAAGGGCGTCAGCCCGCCTTCGGGATGCTTGAAAATGAATTGCATCGCGGCATCCGCGTCGGTCACGGCCCCGCCCTGCCCATCCACCGCCCAGCCCGGCGGCAGCGGTTTACCCAGGAAGTCATACACCTTGACCTTGTTCGCGGCGACGGTGGTGGTGGCCATGTCCAGCACAAACGGTTCGTTGTGCGCGGCCGGTGCGCCGAACGCGATGGGGTTGGTGCCCAGCATGGGCATCGCGCCGCGCGTGGGCACCATGATGATGCCGTTGGCGCTGCTCGTGACCAGCCCCACCACGCCCCGCTGCACGGCGATACGCGCATAGACCCCGGCCGCGCCAAAGTGATGCGAGTTGCACACCGACACCGCGCCCACCCCGTGTTCCAAGGCCTTGTCCACGGCCAGGTGCATGGCTTGCGCCGCCACCGGATAACCCAGCCCGCCCATGCCGTCGATCAGCGCGCTGGCGCCGCCGTCGCGCACCACCTTCGCACGCGCGTCCAGCCGCAACGAGCCGGCGCGCCATTTTTCCTCGTACGAAGGCAGCATCGAAATGCCATGGGAATCAATGCCCAGCAAATCCGTCTGCGCCATCAGGCTGGCCGTGGTGTGCGCCAGATCTTCTTCCATGCCCCATGCTTGCAGCACCTGCAAGATTTGTTCAAGAACCTGCTCCACCGGCACGTCCCTGGCTGTTGCTCCGTTGCCTTGCACTGGTTTGTCTCCGTTTGATGTTGTGGGGGGCTGGCCCACCCCGGCGGGCAAGCGATCAATCTCGGTCGCGGTCCACCAGCCGGTGGCGCGCCTGCCCCAGATGAAACTGCATGGCCACGCGGGCGCGCTCGCTGTCCTGTTCGCGGATGGCGTCCAGGATGGTGGCGTGTTCGTCCACCACACGCTGCGCGCGCTGGCGCGAACCGGTGCGCGTCAGGCTCAAGGTCAGCCGCATGAAACCGTTGATGGATTCGTGGATGCTTTCCAGCACGCCCAGATAAAAGTCGTTGCCGCTGGCCTCGGCGATGCTGGCATGAAAAGCCAGGTCGGCTTCGGGCGACACCTGGCCCTGCGCCAGGCTGTCGGCAAAGGCGGCGTGCGCATCGGTGATTTTCTTGAGCTGCTCGTCGGTGCGGCGCAGTGCCGCC
It contains:
- a CDS encoding Ldh family oxidoreductase, which encodes MEEDLAHTTASLMAQTDLLGIDSHGISMLPSYEEKWRAGSLRLDARAKVVRDGGASALIDGMGGLGYPVAAQAMHLAVDKALEHGVGAVSVCNSHHFGAAGVYARIAVQRGVVGLVTSSANGIIMVPTRGAMPMLGTNPIAFGAPAAHNEPFVLDMATTTVAANKVKVYDFLGKPLPPGWAVDGQGGAVTDADAAMQFIFKHPEGGLTPLGGTPAMSSHKGYGLAMMAQILGGTLSGSAFAARRAPTRKPGEPDDVGHFFLALNPDAFRAAGSFESDMDDMIDSLHDTPPANPDEPVLVAGEPEAAERARRLRAGIPISAALAERLRGICERAGTPYLLDDI
- a CDS encoding FadR/GntR family transcriptional regulator is translated as MLERGHRVRLADQVYGQIFEQIVSGGLNVGDKLPSENEISERFGVSRPVVREALLRLRADGLITAHQGLGTFVSHQPAPRLKTFNDVQNVSAYLRAQEVRVALEGDAARLAALRRTDEQLKKITDAHAAFADSLAQGQVSPEADLAFHASIAEASGNDFYLGVLESIHESINGFMRLTLSLTRTGSRQRAQRVVDEHATILDAIREQDSERARVAMQFHLGQARHRLVDRDRD